Proteins from one Candidatus Omnitrophota bacterium genomic window:
- the aroF gene encoding 3-deoxy-7-phosphoheptulonate synthase: MIIILNPDATEAQIQHIVDRAGKLGLKSNISRGVERTVIGFIGPEDALRVIPLEVFPGVDQVMQVLAPYKLVSREFKKQDTVIKLKGGVAVGGKKIVVMAGPCSVEGYEPLLSVAKKVKALGATVLRGGAFKPRTSPYDFQGLGEEGLKILQRVGKETGLCTISEVMDTRQVDLVARYVDVLQIGARNIQNFALLKEVGLIKKPVMLKRGMSTTVKEWLMSAEYLLANGNFDVMLCERGIRTFETSTRNTLDVNAVAVAKKLTHLPVVVDPSHATGHWQYVAAGARAGIAAGCDAIMVEVHDNPEEALSDGAQSLRPDKFQELMVSCRRVAQAVDREI; encoded by the coding sequence ATGATCATCATTTTAAATCCGGACGCCACCGAGGCGCAGATCCAGCACATCGTTGATCGGGCCGGCAAATTGGGCCTGAAGTCCAATATTTCCCGCGGGGTCGAGCGCACGGTCATCGGGTTCATCGGGCCGGAGGATGCCTTGCGGGTCATTCCGCTGGAAGTGTTTCCCGGCGTGGACCAGGTCATGCAGGTTTTGGCCCCGTATAAACTTGTGTCCCGCGAATTCAAAAAACAGGACACGGTCATCAAACTTAAAGGCGGAGTCGCCGTCGGAGGCAAGAAGATCGTGGTCATGGCCGGGCCCTGTTCCGTGGAAGGGTATGAGCCGCTGTTGTCGGTGGCCAAAAAGGTCAAGGCCCTGGGGGCCACGGTTTTGCGCGGCGGCGCTTTCAAACCGCGTACCTCGCCCTATGATTTTCAGGGTCTGGGCGAAGAGGGCCTGAAGATCCTGCAGCGGGTGGGCAAGGAAACAGGGCTGTGCACCATCTCCGAGGTCATGGACACGCGTCAGGTTGACCTGGTCGCCAGATATGTTGATGTTCTGCAGATCGGCGCGCGCAATATCCAGAACTTCGCGCTTTTAAAGGAAGTGGGCCTGATCAAAAAGCCGGTGATGCTCAAGCGCGGCATGAGCACGACGGTGAAAGAATGGCTCATGTCCGCCGAATATCTTTTAGCCAACGGCAATTTTGACGTCATGCTCTGTGAGCGCGGCATACGCACCTTTGAGACCTCCACCCGCAATACTCTGGACGTCAACGCGGTGGCTGTGGCCAAGAAACTCACCCATTTGCCCGTGGTGGTTGACCCAAGCCATGCCACCGGCCATTGGCAATACGTGGCCGCGGGCGCGCGCGCGGGCATTGCCGCCGGATGCGACGCGATCATGGTGGAGGTCCACGACAACCCCGAAGAGGCGCTTTCCGACGGGGCCCAGTCATTGAGGCCGGACAAATTCCAGGAACTCATGGTGTCCTGCCGGCGCGTGGCCCAGGCCGTGGACAGGGAAATTTAA
- the cmk gene encoding (d)CMP kinase, translated as MAAKRLTITLDGPAGAGKSTAAQALAKRLGISYLDTGAMYRALTLKGLRAGIDLADENALAALAKRTRIDFKEMPDGTLNVTLDGVDVSRQIRTIQVTNNTFYAARAPKVRKILVARQRQIGLKRSLVGDGRDLGTVVFPKADYKFYLDADFEERVQRRLRDLKVAHKTVDKAQLRADMKERDHKDLSRTIGPLKKAKDAIVIDSSGLTVETTVDKIMRHISR; from the coding sequence ATGGCAGCTAAACGTTTGACCATCACGCTCGATGGGCCTGCGGGCGCCGGCAAAAGCACGGCGGCCCAGGCCCTGGCCAAGCGGTTGGGGATCTCTTATCTGGACACCGGGGCCATGTACCGCGCGTTGACGCTCAAAGGCCTGCGCGCCGGCATTGACCTGGCCGATGAAAACGCGCTGGCCGCTTTGGCTAAGCGCACGCGCATTGATTTCAAGGAAATGCCCGACGGCACGCTGAATGTCACCCTGGACGGGGTGGACGTGTCGCGCCAGATCCGCACGATCCAGGTGACCAACAATACTTTTTACGCGGCACGGGCCCCTAAAGTCAGAAAGATCCTGGTGGCCCGCCAAAGACAGATCGGTCTTAAGCGTTCTTTGGTCGGCGACGGCAGGGACCTGGGGACCGTGGTTTTTCCCAAAGCCGATTACAAATTTTATCTGGATGCTGATTTTGAGGAACGCGTGCAGCGCCGCCTGCGGGACCTGAAGGTCGCCCATAAGACGGTGGACAAGGCCCAGCTGCGCGCGGACATGAAAGAGCGTGACCACAAAGATCTTTCCCGCACCATCGGCCCTTTAAAAAAAGCCAAGGACGCCATTGTCATCGACTCGTCGGGCCTGACCGTCGAGACCACGGTGGACAAGATCATGCGCCACATATCCCGATGA
- a CDS encoding prephenate dehydrogenase encodes MFIRKQLFRRVAIVGAGFMGASLGLAIKKHGLAKEIIGIGRHETSLREAVDVKAIDESTMDLKKGINGADLIVLAAPISGILDTLDILGKDLRRGGVIVTDVGSTKAAVVDKAEKVLHPSVLFVGSHPLVGSEKKGPACASDKLYEGAVCIMTPTEKTNRLAKDKMKHFWGQLGCQVKMMAPHEHDEALAYVSHLPHLSAFAIIKAIPDQFLEYAAQGLKDTTRVATSDPEVWRDIALSNPKHVLKSLDEMVRAIAVMRKAIVGKDREALVELFRQAKARRERIEKSHGS; translated from the coding sequence ATGTTCATCCGCAAACAATTGTTCCGCAGGGTCGCCATCGTCGGGGCCGGTTTCATGGGCGCGTCCTTAGGATTGGCCATCAAAAAACACGGGTTGGCCAAAGAGATCATCGGCATCGGCCGGCACGAAACGTCCCTGCGCGAAGCCGTGGATGTAAAAGCCATTGACGAAAGCACCATGGACCTCAAAAAAGGCATCAACGGTGCTGACCTGATCGTGCTCGCCGCTCCGATCTCCGGAATTCTGGACACCCTGGATATTCTGGGCAAAGATCTCAGGCGCGGCGGGGTCATTGTCACCGATGTGGGCAGCACCAAAGCCGCTGTCGTGGACAAGGCCGAGAAGGTCCTGCATCCTTCGGTGCTGTTCGTCGGTTCGCATCCCCTGGTCGGTTCAGAGAAAAAGGGACCGGCCTGTGCCAGCGATAAGCTTTATGAAGGCGCTGTTTGCATTATGACGCCGACGGAGAAGACCAATCGCCTGGCCAAGGACAAGATGAAACATTTTTGGGGGCAGTTGGGTTGCCAGGTGAAAATGATGGCGCCCCATGAACACGACGAGGCCCTTGCTTATGTCAGCCATTTGCCGCATCTGTCCGCGTTCGCCATCATCAAGGCCATTCCCGACCAGTTTTTGGAATACGCGGCGCAGGGGCTCAAAGACACCACCCGTGTGGCCACCTCGGACCCCGAGGTGTGGCGGGACATTGCCTTGTCCAATCCCAAACATGTCCTTAAGTCCCTTGATGAGATGGTCCGCGCGATCGCCGTGATGCGCAAGGCGATCGTCGGCAAAGACCGTGAGGCCCTGGTCGAGCTTTTCCGTCAGGCCAAGGCCAGGCGCGAACGCATTGAAAAATCCCATGGCAGCTAA
- the lepA gene encoding translation elongation factor 4: protein MNQELIRNFSIIAHIDHGKSTLADRLLLFSGAIDERKFRNQMLDDMDLERERGITIKASAVRIEYKAKDGKTYVFNLIDTPGHVDFSYEVEKSLRACEGALLLVDVTQGVESQTIANYYLAIDNNLEILPVLNKIDIVNADIDEAKRQFRDILKFKEEDVQLVSAKEGINIDGLFEKIVAFIPAPDGDPQAPLKALIFDMKYDIYKGIIIYIRLFDGQVKPGVRIRFMNVGKEFDIQEVGIFGPDIRQVKGLSAGEVGYITCNLHDPKEVRAGDTVTEVNRPTLQPLQGYRQLKPFVFCGVYPVNAGDYAALREAIDKLRLSDPSFVYEHETSQSFGHGFRCGFLGLLHMEIVQERLEREYDLNLILTTPNVGYRIIKRDGSVMELENPADLPNGSEIGRIEEPVLAVSIFTPVTYMDAVMELAKRKRGVFQKSEFVGDRMKIIFDIPLSEVIVDFNDLIKSATRGYGSIDYDFKEYIPAQITRLDILINDEACDAFSCMVHKDRAYDKGLGLVSKLKELIPQQLFEIRIQATCDGRIISSARIKSAGKNVTAKCYGGDITRKRKLWEKQKEGKKKLKQIGKVEVPQEAFLAALKI from the coding sequence ATGAATCAGGAACTCATCCGCAATTTTTCCATCATCGCCCACATTGACCACGGCAAAAGCACGCTGGCCGACCGTCTGCTCTTGTTCAGCGGCGCGATCGATGAGCGCAAATTCCGCAATCAGATGCTCGACGACATGGACCTGGAGCGCGAGCGCGGCATCACCATCAAGGCCTCGGCGGTCCGTATTGAGTACAAGGCCAAAGACGGCAAGACCTACGTCTTTAACCTCATTGATACCCCGGGCCATGTGGATTTTTCTTACGAAGTGGAGAAATCCCTGCGCGCCTGCGAAGGGGCCCTGCTGTTGGTTGACGTCACGCAGGGCGTGGAGTCGCAGACCATCGCCAATTATTACCTGGCCATTGATAATAACCTGGAGATCCTGCCGGTCCTCAACAAGATCGACATTGTCAACGCGGACATTGACGAGGCCAAACGCCAGTTCAGGGACATCCTGAAATTCAAAGAAGAAGACGTGCAATTGGTTTCCGCCAAGGAAGGCATCAACATCGACGGTCTTTTTGAGAAGATCGTCGCGTTCATTCCCGCGCCCGACGGCGACCCGCAAGCGCCGCTCAAGGCCCTCATCTTTGACATGAAGTATGACATTTACAAAGGCATCATCATTTACATCCGTTTGTTCGACGGGCAGGTCAAGCCCGGCGTGCGCATCCGGTTCATGAACGTGGGCAAGGAATTTGATATCCAGGAGGTCGGCATCTTCGGTCCCGACATCCGGCAGGTCAAAGGACTGTCTGCCGGCGAGGTCGGCTACATCACCTGCAATCTGCATGATCCCAAGGAAGTGCGCGCGGGGGACACCGTTACCGAAGTCAACCGTCCGACGCTGCAGCCTTTGCAAGGGTACCGCCAGTTAAAACCGTTCGTTTTTTGCGGCGTGTATCCGGTCAATGCCGGGGATTACGCGGCCCTGCGCGAGGCCATTGACAAACTGCGTTTGTCCGACCCCAGCTTTGTCTATGAACATGAAACATCGCAATCGTTCGGTCACGGGTTTCGGTGCGGATTTTTGGGGCTTTTGCACATGGAGATCGTGCAGGAACGCCTGGAGCGCGAATATGATCTGAACCTTATTTTAACGACGCCCAATGTCGGCTACAGGATCATCAAGCGCGATGGCAGTGTCATGGAATTGGAAAACCCCGCTGATCTGCCCAATGGCTCTGAGATCGGCCGCATTGAAGAACCCGTTCTGGCCGTGTCCATTTTTACGCCGGTGACCTATATGGACGCGGTCATGGAACTGGCCAAGCGCAAGCGCGGGGTCTTTCAAAAAAGTGAGTTTGTCGGCGACCGCATGAAGATCATCTTTGACATCCCGCTTTCCGAGGTCATCGTGGATTTCAATGATCTGATCAAAAGCGCCACCCGCGGTTACGGCTCCATTGATTATGATTTCAAAGAATATATCCCGGCGCAGATCACCCGTCTGGACATCCTGATCAATGATGAGGCCTGCGACGCGTTTTCCTGCATGGTGCACAAAGACCGCGCTTATGACAAGGGCCTGGGGCTGGTGAGCAAATTGAAAGAATTGATCCCCCAGCAATTGTTCGAAATACGCATCCAGGCCACCTGCGACGGGCGCATCATTTCCAGCGCCCGCATCAAATCCGCCGGCAAGAACGTGACCGCCAAATGTTACGGCGGGGACATCACCCGCAAACGCAAATTGTGGGAGAAGCAGAAGGAAGGCAAAAAGAAACTCAAGCAGATCGGAAAGGTGGAAGTGCCGCAGGAAGCGTTCCTGGCCGCGCTGAAAATATAA